The Falco naumanni isolate bFalNau1 chromosome 1, bFalNau1.pat, whole genome shotgun sequence genome window below encodes:
- the GAS2L2 gene encoding GAS2-like protein 2: MWGPPGTAVRSIRPYRSSEQYLYAMKEDLAEWLKELYDLDIEVGTFVEVLETGAVLCSHANNIKHVAEEFARACPGVACHLRLPTAGVACNLAAQPGTFQARDNISNFIQWCRKEMDIKDVLMFETEDLVLRKNEKNFVLCLLELARRAARFGMRAPTLVQMEEEIEEELRQELDLPPTESPLPRTPRKPRDLHNLDQMVQHLVSRCTCPVQFPMIKISEGKYRVGDSDTLIFVRILREHVMVRVGGGWDTLEHYLDKHDPCRCTSLSHKQAWKTRSPQQQVQHEIWLCPASRAAPRGQPPPALLVSRSQSPLPPVTWGPRAPPSPRPPATPSPEGSGRPPGASPRREPAQPQRVPSSRVPSGRQPPPSRSPIRPSSPGHRATCRAPTPSRVTPRMEDSMGVPKALCGSTPGKPPPALVRGRSAAPTTQLTPASPKSAQQGGKSSVAAARPQEGGVPAVVTARAPSPSKSCAPSPHRDARGDSQSQKILQERNRGALSRGQPPSPQNSSSQPLKQEGSIKPPTKASPPTCRPPTPPAHFADGCKVCAAGGGPQGTQLCHPAQNPRAGGAEGPGVLAACGGGGGSEGLRGCCGHVQPPSYGRVVQELSRGWQPLRPVGLASWAPKTPPRAAPQPTPLPDGDEVEGPGVVVQTPRGAGTSNVPKPRRCLKKPERVPSIYKLKLRPKVHPRRDHRPGKRPSRIPTPLGHRPLPPRGQHHPSGPPRPPQPAGTHPRAKPSPADSNAWLTEDDEEAWV, from the exons ATGTGGGGGCCACCGGGCACGGCGGTGCGGAGCATCCGTCCCTACCGGTCCAGCGAGCAGTACCTCTATGCCATGAAGGAGGACTTGGCGGAGTGGCTGAAGGAGCTGTACGACCTAGACATCGAGGTGGGCACCTTTGTGGAGGTGCTGGAGACAggggctgtgctctgctcccacGCCAACAACATCAAACACGTGGCCGAGGAGTTCGCCCGTGCCTGCCCCGGCGTGGCCTGCCACCTCCGCCTGCCCACCGCTGGCGTTGCCTGCAACCTGGCGGCACAGCCGGGCACCTTCCAGGCCAGGGACAACATCTCCAACTTCATCCAGTGGTGCAGGAAGGAGATGGATATTAAGG acGTCCTGATGTTCGAGACAGAGGACTTGGTGCTGAGGAAGAACGAGAAGAActttgtgctgtgcctgctggaGCTGGCCCGCCGTGCTGCCCGCTTCGGCATGCGCGCCCCGACCCTTGTACAGATGGAGGAGGAGATCGAGGAAGAGCTCCGCCAGGAGCTGGACCTGCCACCCACAGAATCCCCTCTGCCCCGGACCCCCAGGAAACCACGGGACCTCCACAACCTTGACCAGATG GTCCAGCACCTGGTGAGTCGCTGTACCTGCCCCGTCCAGTTCCCCATGATCAAGATATCTGAAGGGAAATACCGTGTGGGTGACTCTGACACCCTCATCTTTGTCCGG ATCCTGCGGGAGCACGTCATGGTGCGGGTCGGTGGCGGCTGGGACACGCTGGAGCACTACCTGGACAAGCACGACCCGTGCCGCTGCACCTCGCTCT CTCACAAACAAGCCTGGAAAAccaggagcccccagcagcaAGTGCAGCATGAGATCTGGCTGTGCCCGGCCTCGAGGGCAGCCCCCCGCGGCCAGCCCCCTCCTGCGCTGCTGGTCAGCCGCTCGCAGAGTCCCCTGCCCCCTGTCACCTGGGGAccccgtgccccccccagcccccggccccctgccaccccctcaCCGGAGGGTTCAGGTCGCCCACCGGGTGCCAGCCCTCGCCgggagccagcacagccccagaggGTCCCTTCGAGCAG GGTGCCTTCGGGCAGGCAGCCGCCACCATCCAGGTCACCCATTCGACCCAGCTCTCCTGGCCACAGGGCAACATGCCGGGCACCCACCCCTTCCCGGGTGACCCCCAGAATGGAGGACAGCATGGGGGTCCCCAAGGCGTTGTGTGGGAGCACCCCAGGGAAACCCCCCCCGGCACTGGTACGAGGCAGGTCCgcagcacccaccacccagcTGACACCAGCATCTCCAAAAAGTGCCCAGCAAGGAGGCAAATCCTCTGTGGCAGCTGCCAGGCCACAAGAAGGGGGGGTCCCTGCTGTGGTGACTgcccgtgcccccagccccagcaagagctgtgccccctccccacaccgGGATGCCCGAGGAGACTCACAGAGCCAGAAAATCCTGCAGGAAAGGAACCGGGGAGCCCTCAGCCGGGGCCAACCGCCCTCACCCCAAAATTCCTCCAGCCAGCCTCTGAAACAGGAGGGCAGCATTAAGCCCCCCACCAAAGCCAGCCCACCCACCTGCCGGCCCCCCACCCCTCCGGCCCATTTTGCAGATGGGTGTAaggtctgtgctgctggggggggtccACAGGGGACCCAGCTGTGCCACCCAGCCCAGAATCCAAGGGCTGGGGGTGCCGAGGGacctggggtgctggcagcctgtgGCGGTGGCGGGGGCAGTGAGGGGCTCCGGGGGTGCTGTGGGCACGTGCAGCCCCCCAGCTATGGCAGGGTGGTACAGGAGCTCTCCCGCGGGTGGCAGCCCCTGCGCCCTGTGGGGTTGGCGAGCTGGGCCCCTAAAACGCCCCCACGAGCTGCCCCGCAGCCCACCCCCCTCCCGGATGGGGACGAGGTGGAGGGCCCAGGGGTGGTGGTCCAGACCCCCCGGGGAGCCGGGACCAGCAATGTCCCCAAGCCCCGGCGGTGCCTGAAGAAACCCGAGCGTGTGCCCTCCATCTACAAGCTGAAGCTTCGACCCAAGGTGCATCCCCGGCGGGACCACAGGCCAGGCAAGCGCCCCTCGCGTATCCCCACCCCGCTGGGGCATCGCCCACTGCCCCCCCGGGGCCAGCATCACCCCTCAGGCCCCCCCCGGCCACCCCAGCCCGCTGGCACACATCCCAGGGCCAAGCCCTCGCCAGCCGACAGCAACGCCTGGCTGACCGAGGATGATGAGGAGGCATGGGtctga
- the RASL10B gene encoding ras-like protein family member 10B yields the protein MVATFKIAVLGAQGVGKSAIVRQFLYNEFSEVCVPTTARRVYLPAVVMNGHVHDLQIMDFPPITAFPVNTLQEWADVCCRGLRSVHAYILVYDICCFDSFEYIKTIRQQILETRVIGTSETPIIIVGNKRDLQRGRVIPRWNVSNLVKKTWKCGYIECSAKYNWHILLLFSELLKSVGCARCKHVHTTIRFQGALRRNRCTIM from the exons ATGGTGGCAACGTTCAAGATCGCCGTGCTGGGAGCCCAGGGTGTGGGCAAGAGTGCCATAGTCCGGCAGTTCCTCTACAACGAGTTCAGCGAGGTCTGCGTGCCCACCACGGCCCGCCGCGTCTACCTGCCTGCCGTCGTCATGAACGGCCACGTCCACGACCTGCAGATCATGGACTTCCCCCCCATCACCGCCTTCCCCGTCAACACCCTGCAG GAGTGGGCGGACGTGTGTTGCAGGGGGCTCCGGAGCGTCCATGCCTACATCCTGGTCTATGACATCTGTTGCTTTGACAGCTTCGAGTACATCAAAACCATCCGCCAGCAGATCCTGGAAACCAG AGTCATCGGCACTTCAGAGACACCCATCATCATCGTGGGCAACAAGCGGGACCTGCAGCGGGGCCGGGTGATCCCGCGCTGGAACGTCTCCAACCTGGTGAAGAAGACATGGAAGTGTGGCTACATCGAGTGCTCGGCCAAGTACAATTGGCAcatcctgctgctcttcagcGAGCTCCTGAAGAGCGTGGGCTGTGCCCGCTGCAAGCACGTCCACACCACCATCCGCTTCCAGGGTGCCCTCCGCAGGAACCGATGCACCATCATGTga